From Paenibacillus sp. PL2-23:
GAGGACGAGCCGATCGCCCTTCTCCAGCAGCACCGTCTGGTCCGGATACGTGAATTCAGGGAACGACCCCAGCGGAATACCCTTCTTCAGCTTGATGGGCTGTACGCTTCCATCGGCCTTGGCGATATACGGCGTGCAGTGCCCGCCGTCGCTGAGCACCACTTCCCCGCTATCAATATCCAGCACGCCGCAGACGATTGTGGCGAACAACTGGGCGTTGTCGGAGCACAGCTCGTCGTTGACCTTCTCCAGCAGCTCGCCGGGCGATATTCCCGGTCCCATCTTTCCTTTGATCAGCGACAGCGTCATTGCCATAAATAACGCAGCGGGAATGCCTTTGTCAGAAACGTCGCCAAGCGTAAAAAAGAGATGTTTGTCATCTATTTTGAAAAAATTATAAAAATCGCCGCCAACTTCCTTCGCCGACTTGAGCAGCGCGCATACGTCAAACGGCTCGTTCGCCGAGGGCATTGTCGTGGGCAGAAAGCTCAGCTGGATGCTCCCCGCGATCTGAAGCTCGCTCTCCAGCCGCTCCTTCAGCGCTGTCGCCGACTGCAGCTCGCCAACGGACTGCTCAAGCGCCTCGAACAGCATCGCATTGTCCATGGCCAGCGCCAGCGGTCCGGCGAACCGCGCCAGCAGCTCGCGCTCCGGCTCTCCGAAGACCGCCGAATCGCGGTCCCCCTCGACCTGCAGCACGCCGAGCCGCCTGCCTCTCGCTTCGATAGGAAGCGCAACTAATGACCCGGCGTTTCCGACCAGGCTCCTGTCGCGATCGCGCATAAGGTCCGGCTCCAGACGAATCTCCGCTCTTCTGGCTTGCACAAGCTCCTTCGCCGATGCTTCGGCCGACCGAAGCAGCTCATCCTGCTTCAGCGTAGCGTGCACCCTCGTTCCATGCTCGAACAATTGCTCTGCGCGCCGCAATCTGGCAGTCAGCCTGCGGTTGCGAAGAGCGGTATAGACCGCCAAGCCCAGGCCCGCCGCTCCTACTATAAACCCGATATCCGACAAGTGGGGTCAGCCCTTTCCGATTGATGGACGAGAGTCCGATTATGCCTTCGCTTGCAGCTTCGCAAGCGCCTCTTCCTTGGTGGATGCTAGATCCAGGATGTTCGTGAAGCCGGACATCTCGAACACATCGTACACCTGCTCAGACAAGGCTGCGCATACCATGCTGCCTTTGGACGCGCGCAGCTTTTTGGCCGCCACAAGAATGACTCTGAGCCCTGCGCTGCTTATGTATTGAAGATTGCTGAAATCAAATACAAACCTCTCTCTGCCCTCGGACAGCAGCTGCAGGAATGCAGCCTCCGCAACAGTCGCGTTGCTTCCGTCCAGCCGGCCCTCAAGCGGTATAATCGTCACTCCGTCCTGCTCCGTCGCCTGAATGTTCAATTACGGATACCTCCCGCCAATTCCATAGTTTGGTGCTCCTCCGAATTGCTAGAAGCGCTTGCTCATGCGCACGCTGTTCATGCCGCCGGCATGCTCATACTGCACCTCATCCATCATTTGCTGCACAAAAAAAATGCCGAGCCCTCCGATGGGCCGATCCTCCACATCCATTGTCAGCAGAGACTCCAGATCCCCGTCCCGCTCCAGCGGATTAAAGGGCGCTCCGCCGTCCTTAATAGCAATTTCTACGCTGTCCGCAGCAGCCAGCATATGAATCTCAATCGTATGCTCGCCGCCTTGGGGGAAGGCGTAATGAACAATATTGACGACAAGCTCTTCGCAAGCCAGCATCAGATTCATTACAGTGCGATGGGACCAGCCAAGCACAGCCCCAAGCGACTCCAGCTCCTCGTTCAGTCGCTGAAGCTCATCGATGCGATTGCAAAGCTTGATCGTCCGCACAATGGAAGCCGGCGAATCATTCGACATGGGTTACCCTCCGATATAAGAGCTAACGGCCTATCACCTATTGTAAGCGCCAATCTACTAGTTCTACACCAAACGACTCCATCCTGCCTGTTTTGTCGAATTAACCATTATTTTTCACTTTTATTGGAAGGCCAGAGGAAGGGCGGCAGCGATAAGACTTTACCTTCCTCCATAGGCCACTCAGCTTCTACCGTTTCCTTGCCGTTGCGCAAGCAGACACGAAGCTTCCCTGCGCCAAGCATTCGCCCGCGGAACGGCAACACAATCCAGCCATCCGCATCGCTGATCGTCTCTGCACCAGGCAGCAGCAGAGCATGGCGCTTCCAGCGTCCTGCCAGGGGTCTGTCCAGACGAAGGCAGGGCTTGGCATCAAGCTCGCAGGGCTGAACCCGGAACCATTCGGCTTCCGGGTTTTCTTTGCTGCGGATGGCAAGCAGGTCCCCGTTCATAAGCGCTGGACCGCTTGGCAGAGGGCGCAGCTCAGCGCTCCCCGGGAGAACCTCCTCATCCAGCAGGCGACCTCTCGCGCACCGTTCATCGTCAGCGTAAGCGTTTACCTTGACGCCTGCGAGCGCGCCTCCCTTCTCGTCCGTCAATCTGCGCATCAGGCCTGTTGCGGCAGGCGGCGCCGAATAACGCCGACCCGGAAGCAGATAAATGTCAATAACGGGATTGCCGGCAGGCAAGGAGGCCAGGTTAACCTCGCGCTCACAAGGCAAATAAACATCGGACACCACAGACACCACGCATGTCTCGCTTGTCACATCCATGAAAATCCAGGTGCCGTCCGAGCTGCGCAGAGGCCGTCTGCGGACATCGCCAGCCAGCCTCACTTGCAGCAGCGGGCTCGCCGCAGGTCTGCCCGTCCATACATCCAGCGTCCTGACGGCCAGCGATACTCGCGATACTGAGATCGATTCAGGCATCGGCTAGCTCCCCCGTTCCTTCTCGCGCAACGAGATCCGCTTCTCCACCACGCGCGAAGCAGGCTTAACCCGGTTCGACTCCAGCTGCAAGGGACCAATGCGATAAGCCAGCGACAGCTTGTACGGCGCGTCTCCGAACTGCCATAGCCGGAGCATATCCTCCATGCTGTAGCTGAGCGGAACAACCTTAAGCTCGCCGCCCTCAGCCAGCGTCCCTTCCAGATAGCTCCCTCGAATGACGCTGTTGTCATATAGAATTTGCGCCGCTTTGCCCAGCAGGCGATGCTCATCCAATGCCCGGGTCAGAACATCCGCATTGGAATGAGCCGTAATAAGAATTTCCAGGTCAATTGCCCGCGGCGGATACCGAAGCATGTCGCCTTCCATTCGCATGTCGGTGCGCCGCGACTCGGCATTGTCCCGAACGGAGCATACATAGACGGAGAGAACAAGATCTCCCTTATCTGCCGGGCTTGCCATGCCGATCAGCTCAGGACGCAGCACAGGATCCGGCGTCATCTGCTCCCGAAGCAGCTTCAGCAGACTGGCGCCCGCGTCCGCAATTATCGTATAGCCACTCATATCCTATCTCCTCCACCCCGCCGAAGCCCCGCTCTATGAAGCTAGCTGTTGGAATCGTCGGAATCGTTTGTATTTGACTCTATTCGCTGTAAGGAGCGAAGGTTTCCCTCATGGGAAGCTTGCCAAGCTTCTGAAGCTCCGCTTTGGCAGCGCGCACCATATGGGGCATGCCGATCGGCTTCTGCTCGCCGGCCGCCAGGAAGGCGGCGGCGAGCACGATATTTTTGATATGGCCGCCAGATACCTCTACCCGCTCCGCAAGGAACGGGATGTCAAGATCCTCATCAAGCGGCGCGCCTGGGGGCAGCAGCGACCGGAAGATGCGGCTCCGGTCCTCAGCGCCAGGGAACGGAAACTTCACAATTACACTCATTCGCCGCAGGAGGGCCTCGTCCAGATTCTGCATCAGATTGGTGGCCAGAATCGTAACGCCATCATAGGACTCTATCAATTGGAGCAAATAGGCGGCCTCCATATTCGCGAACCGATCCTGTGCGTCCTTGACCTCCGTCCGCTTGCCGAACAACGCGTCCCCTTCGTCGAAGAAGAGAATGGCGCCGCTCTGCCGCGCCTCCTCGAACAGCTCGCGCAGCCTCTGCTCCGTCTCGCCGATATACTTGCTTACAATACGGGACAAATCTACCCGATAGAGCTCCAGTCCAAGCTCGCTCGCCACGACCTCCGCAGCCATGGTCTTGCCAGTCCCCGGCGGACCCGCGAACAGCATATGAACTCCGATACCATACGACAGCTTGCCGCCGAAGCCCCAATCGCCGAGCACAGTCTCCCGGTGCGTATATCGGTCGCACGCTTCACGAATTAGCAGCAGCGATTCCGTCGGAATAATAAGGTCGGACCACCCTCTGCGGGGCTCGATCGCAATGGCGTGCTGCGACAAGCGATGGCGGAATTGGCTTCGCGCCGCCGCCGCAAGCTCCTCGCGCTTAGGCCATGAACGCCCCCGTCCCGCCGCAAGCACAAGCGACTGCCGCCATGCGTCACCAATCTGGCCGGGAGTGAACGGGAAGCGGTCCGCCAGCTCTCCAGCAAGACTATCGTATAGGGGGGCCTCGCTGTCGTCAGGCAGCTCTGCGGCATGCCTGCGCCACAGCTCGGCTCGGACCGCAGCCGGCGGCGGCGGCACCTCGCCGCACCAATATGCGGCCTGATCCGGCAGCGGAAGCTCGCCTCTGCTCCTCCGCTCCGGCCCCATCCAGCATACGAGGGGACGCTGCGCGGCTTCCGCGTACGCCTGGAGCGCATCTGCAAGCAATCTTCTAGGCAGCCGATCCATCCAGAGCCGGTCCTGCTCCGCAAAACCGATTGCAGCATCCGTCAGCAGCGCTTCCCGCACTATGTCATCCAGCAGCCTTCGCAGAGTGGCTTCCTCGGCTGGAAGCGCGGACAGCGGCACAACGAGCAGTCTCTGTCCTCGGCGCGCGGCCACGCGATGCAGACAAGCCCGCTTGCCGCCGCCCCGCGGTCCCCATAAGCCGATGACCGGCAGGCTCGCCTCCGGCCAATGAGCCAATAGCTGCTCCAGATCGGCGTCGGCCTTAGCGGCTCCCACCCAGGCTGGCTCTGTTGATTCCTGCGGCTCCCATGCCTCTACCAGCTCTGCCAGTCTGCCATCCAACGTCTCCGTCTCCAGCAGAAAGCTGACCACCCGCTCGTCAAGACGGAGAGCCGCTCCGAGACCGCTGGCCTCCTTCCCTTCCGACCGAGGCTGGAGCAGCCATCGGCGCAGAGCTCTCCCTTCAGCCAGCAGCCTGCGGCCCTGATGGCGATCCTCAGGCGTGTCGCCAAGCAGCCGCAAGGCCAGATCAACTGTCGGAGCCTTCACCGTGGCATCGTCATTCAGATAGGCGTACCACTTCTCATACGTTCGATCCCATTCCGCCGCCAGGCACATCACGACACACCGGTATTCCCATACCGTGAGCCTGAATGACGCGGCAAGCCTTGCCAGAGGCAGACCTTCTACAAGCGCGGATCGTTTGCTGATCTGGGTCTCCAGCTCCCTGCGGAGCTCGGTATAAGACAGCCAGGAGCGTGCCAGCTGCTCATCCTGTCCCGCCTCGCGGGCATCTAACAGCTCCTGCTTGTCGATGACCAGCCCTCGGAACGCGGCCAGCGGATCAGCCAGCGGATTGTCGCCGCTATCCTCTAGAAGCGTCCCCAATCCGGCATCCAGCCAGCTCAATTCATCCTGTAAATGCTCGACAGCTCCATATGTCTGAAGCTTACCGCCTGTTGCGACCATCCATCACGCTTCCCCCGTCTTCAGCGCATCTGCCGCACTGTCGCAATTTCTACTATTTTGATGACTGCATTATAGCACACGAACGCCATCTGCTGAGCAAAAAACACTTTTTTTGACAACATCCGCCCCGCTTGGTTCTCTGAATGAGAGATTCGCCTTAACGCATAGGAGGCTTCTCAGAGGCTAAGCCTCGCTCCAGCGCGTAACGCGCAAGCTGTACTCGATTGTCCAAATGGAGCTTCTGCAGAATGTTTTTCAAATGATTTTTGACCGTATGCTCCGATAGAACCAGCGCCGCGGCAATCTCCCGGTTGGACGCCCCTGTCGCCACCCGCCGCAGGACCTCCTTCTCCCGCTCAGTGAGCGGAGTAGCTGGAGCCGACGCTTTCCCTGCCGCGCTAGGCTTGGCAGCCGCATGAGCCGACTCTCCCCTATCCGAGCCCGAAGTGAACTCCTGCAGCAGCCGGAACGCCAGCTCCTTGGACATGGGCGCCTCGTCGTCCGCCACCTCGCGCAAATATTGCAGCCACGCGGAGGGATCCAGGTTTTTGAGCAGATAGCCTTGCGCCCCCCTCTTGATCGCCTCGAAGAGATGCGTTATATCGTCTGAGGTCGTAACCATCACAATCTTGAGCTCAGGCAGCAGCAGCTTCAAGCGATACGTCGCTTCCAGCCCTCCCATGCCAGGCATTCGAATATCCATCAGCACAAGATCGGGACGCAGCTCGGACACTCTCGCGATGGCATCCTCGCCGTCCACCGCCTCCCCTACCACAACAAACAAGGGATCCATGGACATAATCTCCCTGATCCCTTCCCTGCCGTGTGGATGATCGTCTACAATTAACACCTTCACCTGCTTCGTCTGCTCGCCCATGCCCCATCAACCCTTTCCGATCAGCTCAATTGTTAGTCCGCCCAGCTCTCCGCGCCGGACAGTGAAGCTCCATCCCATCGAAGCTGCGCGGTCCCGCATCATCTTCATCCCGTATTTGCCGTCTTTCCACAGCACTTCCTCCGATGCCCCTGCTCCGTTGTCTTCAATCGTACAGCGGAAGGAGGGCGGAGCCTCCCCCTCCTCGTGAACCGCCCGCAAGACGATCTGGCTTGCGCCCGCATGCTTCTGCACGTTCATAAAGGCCTCACGGATTATAGCAAGCAGCTCCACCTTCTGGCGGCTCGTCATGGCGCTCTCATTCAGCCTGGCATCTATAGCCACCGCAATACCGGAGCCCTCCTCAAGCTCTCTGGACAGCTCCAGCACGCTTTGAAGCCATGGGGAGCGGCTTGCGGGCGGCGGACTCTGAAGCGCGGCGATAGACTGGCGCACATCCTCATAGACATGACGTACCGTATGCCGAACGCCGTCCATCACCTTGCTCACGTCCTCGGGCGATTGGGCCCTGTTCAGCTTGTCCAGCTTGACAGACAGCATAAACAGCGATTGCGAAATGCCATCATGCAGCTCTCTGGCGAGCTGCGCCCTCTCCTCGAAAGCCGCTTCCGCCACCTGCTTGCTCTTCAGCGCATCCTGCAGCGATTCCAATCTGGCGAACAAGCTTCGAACAAGCGTGAACGTTACGGCAAACACAAGTGCCGGAGCCAGCCAGTTGCCCAGCTCCATCGACACGTAGGGCAGCAGGAAGGCATGCCGCACATATTCCCACACCCCAATAACGACAGTCGGTATCCACAAGATGAGTGTCTTCAGCCACTTGTAAGACAACGTCAAGCCTCCTTCTAGTTCGAGAACGTGATTTCTCTAACGAGCGTTGTGCCATCCGATTGCGTAACAGCCAGTCTGGCGGTCCATTCACCCGTCTTCTTAAACCATAGGTTCTCCGCGCCAAAAAAATATGACAGGTAGCCCGGAAACTCGAAATCCTTCTCTGGCTGAACAACGGCAAGCGGCACATGAATCGGTGCTTCCTCCGGTCTGTCAGCTGAAACAATCTCAAGCGAAACGCTCTGCGGCTCGCCCAGCTTCTCCGGCAGCCAAAGCGTAAGGGACAATTCGTTCGGACCCGGCGCATTAGGCGACACGCGCAGCGTATAATGCAGCTCTTCACCCATTCGATGCTGATTAAACGGCTTGCCGTCAGGCATAGGACTAATCGACGTAAGAATGCCGGCTGCTGAGATAATGGCCGCCATAAGCAGGCCATCCAGCTTCAGCAAGCGACCCTTGGGCAGCTCCCTCCTCTTCGCCCGCAGCCGAAGCGCGTAGCCGGCTGCGGCGACAAGCAGCACCAGCCCTGTTTTGACAAGCAGCAGTCTGCCCCAAACCGTATGCAGGAGATAAAGCGGTGTAGGAAGGAGCAGCCAGGTCATCAGAACGCCGCTCAACGTTAAGATGGCGATCGTCAGCCAAGCCACTCCCGCGAACTGCTCCGCGAAGCGGCCCGCCTCCTTGCGATCCGCTCGCCAGAACAACAGCAGCAGCATAACGCCGCTTGCCCAGACCGCCGCGCAGGCGAGATGGACGAAATCGAACACAATCGCCAGCGAAGCGTAATCGACTGCCGCGACATGGCCTCCGAAGCTTTCGGCCGCCAGCAGCAAGCTCGCCCATACCAGCCTCACCCGTTCATTCAGCCGAATGACGCCGAACCCTGCGACCGCCAATACAAGAAGCGCCAGCCAGCCCTGTCCCGCCCTCGTCTCCACGAACAAACGAAGCCATTCCTCGCCGCCGCCGCTAATTTCGCTCACCATATGATTGGAATGAATAAAGACATACAGCAGCACAGCTACCAAAAGCGTCTTGAGAATAGGCCCCTCCCACTTCCTCAGGAGCTCCCTTTGACCGGAACCGCTGTCTCCGGCAGGTATTCTGCCTTGCAGCAGCATCGCTCCCGCAGCCAGCAGCATGGCGAAATAATACACGATCTTAACAGCTGCCAGCAGCACGCTGCGCAGGTTATCCTTCAGCGCCTCCTGCCCCGCTCCCGTCGAAGCGTGATCATGCGCGACATATATGATGTCCGGCCCCGCCGCTCCAGCGATGCCCGCATACAGGAAGAGCGCTCCTATGCCCAGCAGTGCGGCTGCCGCTCCAATTGTCCGCTTAGTCCTTGCTCGTATCATCATTATTCGTTCCTTTCCTTCCCTGCCATATAATCAGGCCAATATGACCCCTTAATCCAGGGATACCCCCGGTCGGATTCCCACATATAGGTCCAGCCCTGAACGTCAGGCTTGCTCCTGTCGCTCCTCCAGACGCGCTCGTAATCGTTGAGCTCTTCTATTCCCGCAAATTCCTCCAAAGCATCCATAGCCGCAAGCCCCTCCCGGCTTACGGTTATCCACAATCCCTGAATCGTACTGGCTTCGCCAGTCCCCGCACCGTCTCTAACGGCTGCAGGATAGGGTCCGCAATCGACCATACGTCCTGCAATCTCTCCCGGCTCCCAGCTCGTTATGAACGAGGATACCACGCTGTGATTGCATTGTCCCGGCAGCAAGGTGCCATAGATAAATACACGAATGTTCGGCATGCCCGTCCTCCCATCCCCAATGAATAGCCCTCAGACACGCGCTAGACGCTGGCCTGCTCATCATTATCCCAAATTTCAAAGATGCAGACAATATATGTTACAATCGTACGGAACAAGCTTGAATCGACAAGGAGGTTGTTAATCCATGGCAAGTCAAACCGGAGCTATCGTTCAGCATTCCTTGAACGCGCTTATGGACGATCCTTCATTCCTGCCCCAGGTGCGGGATGAGCGCCGCGCACAGGCATTCCAATCGCTTGCAGCCATTCTCTCGACTCCCAATAAGGTGCACAAAGCATTTCTGCGGATCGCGCTCGACAATGGAAACGTCGTTCGTATTCCCGCATTCCGCATCCAGCATAACGACGCGCTGGGTCCCTACAAGGGCGGAATCCGGTTCCACGAAACCGTGAACGAGGAAGAGGTCACGAATCTGGCCGCGTTGATGACATTAAAAAATGCGCTTCACGAGGTGCCCTTCGGCGGCGGCAAAGGCGGCGTCGTTATTAATCCCCGCAACTATGCCGAGAAGGAGCTTTATCAAATATGCAAGAAGTATGTGCAATACTTTGCCGACGTGCTTGGACCCGACAAGGACATCCCGGCCCCTGATATGGGTACAGGCGAAAGAGAAATGGACTGGATGATGGCGGAATACAAGAGCATCCATCCAGGCTCCCCATACCTGGGCAGCTTCACAGGCAAAAGCATCGTTAGCGGCGGCTCCCTGGGACGCCGTGAAGCGACGGGCAAAGGCGTCTACTTCTCGTTCCGTTATCTCATGCACGACTTCCTCCGCGATAACAAAGGCTGGCTGGCCGGCAGCTCCAATGTATTCGCGGCGACCGCGATCGAGCTGGCTGACAAGCCGTTGTCCATCGCTGTGCAGGGCTTCGGCAACGTAGGCTCCGTTACCGCGATGGAGGCTTACAAGTGTACAGCCCTCAGGGGCAAGGTAGTCGCCGTCAGCGATCGCAACGTGACGCTGTACAATGAGGAGGGACTCGATATTCCGGCGCTTGTCGCATACGCGGGCTTGAACCGGGGCGATCTCCCCGCCTCCGAAGCCGCGTTGCAGGAGTGCGGCGTGCGCGCGGAAATTTTGGACCGGGAAGCCGTGCTCTACTTGAACGTAAATGTGCTGTTCCTTGCCGCGCTGGAGGATCAGATCCGTCAGGATAACGTCAAGGACATTAAGGCGCGAATCATTATCGAGGGAGCGAACGCGCCCATTACCGGCGAAGCGGATGCGCAGCTGGCTGCAGGAGGCACCGTCATTATTCCCGATATACTCGCCAATGCCGGCGGCGTTATCGTCTCCTATTTCGAATGGCTGCAGGGCAGAGAAACACAGTTCTTTTCGGAAGAGGAGATTTACAAGCAGCTCTATTCCAAAATGCAAAAAACGATGAACAGCATATTGCCCGCGTATTTCGGCGACCCTAACCCGCTGCGGCAGAACTGCTACATTCATGCGGTGATGAAGCTGTCCTCCGTCCTATACAGACAAGGCAAGCTGTACTAAAGCACAAAGCGCGAGCTGCAACGCTCGCGCCTGGAACGGGGGTGGAACAACATGGACATGGAGACGATCGAGCTTCGCAGCATTACGATTCACAACGAGGCGCATTCCTTCCGCAAGCTTGGCTTCCGCAAGGCGGACCTGGTTATCGTCACGCAATATGGCGACAGGCTGTGGTACATTGACGCGGAAGGCGTTGATGACGACGCGCTGCTGGCGGCCTTCGGGCAGAGCGACAATATTAAGATCGACCTCGTCGCAACCGCTGAATCCGGAGAAATGTGGACCGGCACCGGCTATCTGCATCCCAACGAGCGCAATCGCGCGGCGGCGATTCGCGGCGAAGGCGTGCTGACTCGGCAATAGGGAACACATGCATGAAGAAAGGCGCTTGCCCTTCCGCAGCTGAGCTGCAGACGCGGCAAGCGCCTCTTGTCATTAGGATCTTGAAATTTCCGGCGTGGTCAGCCGATCGTAGAAATCAACGGCTTTGTCCTTGTCCTCCGAAGCGCGAAGTGCCATAGCGGAGCGTGGATGCTCGTCGAGAATGCCTGTAATCATGTAAGGAATGATATAGCCCCACTCCTCCTTCTCGCGAAGCGGAATCATAAATTTCTCGATCATATCGAGAACGGGACGCACATTGTATTTCGGATTCTTCAGCTCCGATACCAGCAGCTCCGTGTTGCAGTTGCCGGCAGCGCGGCCCATGCCGTATACGGACGAATCCAGCAGCTCGACGCCTTTGTTAGCCGCAACCAGCGTGTTGGCGAACGCCAGCTGAAGATTGTTGTGCGCATGAATGCCCAGACGCTTGTTCGGCAGATGCTGCTGGAACTTGTCTACCAGATAGCTGAAGTCTTCCGGCTTCAGGCTGCCGTAGGAATCCACGATGTAGACAACGTCAACGACGCTATCGTTGATTTGCTGGAACGCTTCCACCAGCTGATTCTCCATGACGTTCGACAGTGCCATAATATTCAGTGTTGTCTCGTAGCCGCGGTCATGGAATACCTGCACAAGCTCAAGCGCCTTGTCCACATCCTGAATATAGCAGGCGACGCGAATGAGATCCAGAAGGCTCTCGCTGCGCGGCAGAATGTCGTTCTCGTCCACACGCCCGATATCAACCAGCGCCGATAGCTTGGTGTTGCCTTTGTTAGGGATTACCTTGCGCAGGAAATCGTCGTTCAGGAACCGCCAAGGACCCGCGCTGTCTGCGCCCTTGAGCAGCTTCGGCGAGTTCTTGTATCCGATCTCCATATAATCCACGCCAGCTTCATTCAAGCTATTATAAAGGTGCTGGACAAACTCGACGCTGAAATCCCAGTTATTGACGAGTCCGCCATCACGAATTGTACAATCGACTATCTTGCAATGACTAGTTTTCGAATGCATGTTTGCTGCTCCTTTGATTTGAACCTAAGTTCATTTTATCTACCATCATACTTGAAAAAGCGCGGGAACGCAAAGCAATATTGTCGCTTTTTGGATATTATCGTCAGCACCTTGTCCATCTGCCTATATAGCCATTTACAAACCGTTGCTTTAGAGCTAAAATATTATGTAAACATTATCGCTTAATTTTTCCTTTTGGAAAAAGCGGGGGAACCAAAGCGAGCTCGGGGCCGCAGTCGCGTCGGCCGATACGCTCGCAAGGGGTGAATCCGGGGATTTGTACCCCCGGTAGGGTCTACTCTCTAGCCCGAATCCGACAGCTAACCTCGTATGCGGACAAAGGAGAGATGTCTTATGTTGTCAGTATCCCTGCAAGATTCCTCGTTCCCTTCGGATCAGCCCCAGTTCGTCAGCGTTTCCCGCATCGAGGTTTTTGTCATTCCCGCACTTGCCGTTGATTCAGCCGGTTACCGCGTCTGTCTGCGATTAAGCAGCGACCTGGGCTACGGGTGGAGCGAGCATTTTGTGAGCGAGTGCGAGCCCAGCCTGCAGTTGGACCGGTGGAGTCCGCTGCTGCGCGGGTTTATCGGACGATTCCCGTTCGCGGCCTTGACGTCGCAGCTGACGGGGCACCTATCGCAATCCATGAATCCGGAGAATCGTGCTTACCGTCTTGTAACGGATGCCGTTCAGCAGCTGCAGAACGCAGCAGCACTGATTCGGGCAGCTGTATCTGCCGATGCTTCCCATTCCGAAGAATCCGTCCTCCAGCAGAGAGCCGTCGCTTACCTGTCTGTGGACTAGACATCTACGACCTATACGCGCAAGGAGACAAAAACCGCCTCGAAGGAGGCGGTTTTATTCGTCTTGCTAGCCATTGGTGCAGATATTAGCCCATCGCCGCCTCCGACAGCCGCGCTTCCAGCTCCCTCTCGCATGAGACACGGAAGGCCTCGGAGTAGCCCAGCAGCTCCGACATCGCTCCGATGACGGCATCCTTCCACATCCGTACCTGCTCGATGTCGAAGAAGAGGGCGCCCGTGCGGCGTATGAAGAAGTCAGCAGGGCGCAGAGCCATCTCTTCATCAATCGCATAGAGGAGAGTCGCATACAGAGCTGGCGGCAGCCCATGCCGTTCCGCGGCTGCTGCGTCTTCCCGGGCCAGCCGGAAAATCCGATCCGCATTGGCGCCATAACGCTGAGCGATAATCCGCGCCTCCTGCTTCGGAACACCGGCCTTCACTCCGGCTTCCGCGCTGCGGCTGAGGAATGCCGGCCACTTGGCCGAGCCTCCCACCTCGCCCCCGGATATAGGCAGATGCTTAGTCGCGCATGGCTTGAAGGTGCCCGAGCCCTCGGCCTGAAGCTCCTTCGCGAGCATGTTCACGACATTCTCCGCCATCTTGCGGTAGCCCGTCAGCTTGCCCCCGGCGATTGTGAACAGTCCCGAAGGGGAGCGGAATATTTCGTCCTTCCGAGATACCTCAGACGCCGATTTGCCTTCCTCATAAATAAGCGGTCGAAGTCCTGCCCAGCTGGACTCTACGTCCTCCGGCTTCAGCTGTAGACCGGGGAACATACCATTCACAGCATGAAGCACGTAGTCACGATCCGAAGCCTCCATAGCCGGATTCACGAGATCCTGATCGTAATCGGTATCCGTCGTGCCCGCATACGTCTTCCCGTCGCGAGGTATCGCGAATATCATTCGGCCGTCAGGCGTATCGAAATAAACAGCCTGTTGCAGCGGAAACCGCGTTCCATCGAACACCAAGTGAACGCCTTTGGTAAGCCTCAGCGTCTTCCCTTTCCGCGAACGGTCGAGCTCCCGCAAGGAATCCACCCAGGGACCTGCGGCATTTACGATTTTTTTGGCGCGAATAATCACTTCTTCTCCTGTGAC
This genomic window contains:
- a CDS encoding FAD-dependent oxidoreductase codes for the protein MTITFSSRPDRRAEVLKRLSAETYDVLIIGGGITGAGIALDASTRGLRAALIEMQDFAGGTSSRSTKLVHGGLRYLKQYEVKMVAEVGKERAVVYENGPHVTTPEWMLLPLYKGGTFGPLSTSFGLKLYDYLAGVKRGERRSMLSANEALAKEPLLKRDGLIGGGYYVEYRTDDARLTLEVLKKAVEHGAVATNYMKAEQFHYENGRLSGVTALDAVTGEEVIIRAKKIVNAAGPWVDSLRELDRSRKGKTLRLTKGVHLVFDGTRFPLQQAVYFDTPDGRMIFAIPRDGKTYAGTTDTDYDQDLVNPAMEASDRDYVLHAVNGMFPGLQLKPEDVESSWAGLRPLIYEEGKSASEVSRKDEIFRSPSGLFTIAGGKLTGYRKMAENVVNMLAKELQAEGSGTFKPCATKHLPISGGEVGGSAKWPAFLSRSAEAGVKAGVPKQEARIIAQRYGANADRIFRLAREDAAAAERHGLPPALYATLLYAIDEEMALRPADFFIRRTGALFFDIEQVRMWKDAVIGAMSELLGYSEAFRVSCERELEARLSEAAMG